The genomic region TCCGGCTTTTTTACCTACTCAAAGGCCAGCTAAACGGCTGGTGTGTTCGGCTTTTCGATTGTACCTAAGACCTGGCAACCCTATACCTACCAATCAGTTTTTGACATCACTttcaagtaagtataagtaagtaggtaagtacttagcgGTGCCCTTCTCAGTTAGAACGCATAGTATGAGCGTACTTACCGATCACGTTATAATGTAATCGCAAAAAACGTATCGCGTGAGGGAAGTGCTCgactaaaaatatattaaattaatcacGATTTCAACCCGTGCGGCTGTAAACATACCGCCTGAAGGTACAAGGGCATACCTAAGTGGAATTCAATTCTTATTTGTTGGTTAAAAAGAGGCCATTTTCGAACAATGTCTGTTTAATTTATATACCCACCTCAAATTGATCAAATTCATTACCTTTGTTGTATGTACAACGTGCCTTCATAACTAaaggttacctacctacatagtagTCATATACTAAGAAAGGAATCCAGTTTACACTGATTAAAAAATTGCGTAGGCGTTGCAGGGCTTTGTTGttattaccctataggttttcttaacagatacgacagacggacagacggacagacatacagacagacatacttaagtacctacagaCAACAAAGGATGGAGGCGAACCATGATTCGCCTCATCAACCTATCTTCTTATTACTTAGAAGTAATAAGAAGATAGGTTGATGAGGCGAACACGCTAGAAGCTTGCGTGAGAGTCCTCATGCTCTAATCGACGCGCGCTGCAATAGGTAGGTCTACGCGACGTGCTTTATAAACTTCCTTGAACTTATTACTTCTCAATTGTTTTTTTCATGTGCATCTTACGAAGGTCGGCAATCATTTAAGGCCATTTTAACTTTCTAGGCCTAGGGCAGccctaaatatacctacatctcGTTCTCTTGCAAAATTTAAACCACTGGTTGTAAGTACCAACTGGTGTAAAGTATTTAAGCCACGATGTTCTTGTAACGCCAGGCACTGTGTCACTTTTTTGCatggtacttaggtaggtatatgcgaATACCTATTACACacctaaatttaaatattttgtatttgttggTGTTACGCATTAGATAGTGCCCGAATCGTCAACCATTGTGCTTTGATGTTTCATTTCCTTATATTACAAAACGTAAACGCATACGCTACGTAGTCCTTGCGTAGTTGAAGGCTGAAGTGGCGTCACTCTGCCGCAGCGCGTTGTGTGCGTGTCAGGGTTTAATCGCCTTTGCGTGTACGCCCCGGTTTATGCGACGCATCGTCCAATCCCGCTGCGTCAAGAGGAAGGCGTGCCATGGCGCACGTGGAAGGAATGCATCGTTTttacacatttttagggttccgtacctcaaaaggaaaaacggaacccttataggatcactttgttgtctgtctgtccgtctgtccgtctgacgtgtcagtcaagaaaacttatacgGTACGTTTTCCccattaacctagaatcataaaatttagcaggtagataggtaggtcctatagaataagtaaaggaaaaatccgaaaaccgtgaatttgtggtcatatcacaaaaaaaaaatgtgttcataatcacactaatattataaaggcgaaagtttatatgtgtgtgtgtgtgtgtatgtttgttactccttcacgcaaaaaccactagacggatttggctgaaatttggaatgaagatagataatatcctggattagcacataggctactttttatcccggaaaatcaaagagttctcacgggatttcgaaaaacctaaatccacacgggcgaagtcgcgggcatcggctagtaaacaaataaatgtaatcagtattttcaattttcaaagtgagatactTAACTATGCCGAGTgcgatatcatatgaaagggctctacttgactacattctaaaaccgatttttatttatttttgtgcataatagtttttgatttatcgtccaaaatgtcggaaaaatactcgagtacctacggaaccctcggtgcgcaagtctgactcgcacttgggcggtttttacaaaataatcacTGCCTCGAGCCGGAATGTCAAATTAATTACAATCACTTTTGGCCAGTCGTCGGTATTACATACAGTCTCCTAATTGGGTGTCGCCTGGAAAAACAagccacatacctacctaagtacttacctacctacttactcgtaacatggtacttacctaacttagtttacatatttagatttcAAATACTTAACCACATCTTCATGGTATTTCTGGGAGTGTAGTTTTCTTATGGTATAGTGATTGATACCTAGTATTTTTTGCAAGTTCTATCTACATggcatttttttgtaattttaattttaaggccAGTACCTAAAtgtgaaattaaattttttgaaattaatctaattgaatttcaaaaGGTTTTCTTatcctattttaaaaataatatcttaCATAATAGGGAATAATGTGATGAGGTATTGGGCCtagataaataaaaagtcgTCATTCTAAACTAATGTTATTTTTGATTGATAGGTAAACAATTGCCTATTAGAACGAACATTTTTACTGCTAATGTTAAACTCTAGCAAGTTAACAAAAGTTTGTTAAAATAGCTAAAACTTTCTGTCTCCACTCTCCAATGTAATAAGCAATGGGCATCGAGGCTAAGCGCTACACGAGAACGCAGCATGAAGCGTATTAAATTAAAAGCGACGACATGTGTTTTCCTTCCCACAGGAAAATACATTAGTTCAAACATTTCCCGCCCCCGCCTATCCCTGTCTTACTCGCACCGAAAGCAAGCTGCGAAAAAGAATAGCCAGATATAGCGCCCTCGTAGCAAACAGCGAGGCTTTCAACGTAAATCTGATAAAGCAAACACTTTACGACACCAACACTATCAAGAAATTTTCTTCTTTGTACAAATACATTGATCATTTTATCGCCCTTTCTAAAGTAGAGTTATAAAATACACGAGAACGAACGAGACGGCGTTACAGCGCTGCTTTCGTTTGGAGGCTGGCTCCATTGGGCGAAAAAGCTCGCGGCGGCCCGCCCTGTACAAGTCGCGCAGGGCTGCGTTCGCGCCTTCGCAACTTCGTTCCCGGTacgtttacaaaatattttctaagAAGCATGTCGGCTGCAGCGAGGGGCGGCGTCGCGGGAGCCCGCAGTCATGCTGAGATCCTCAGCGGAGTCGGTGGACTCACGTCGCGAAGCTTTTCAACGGTACGAGAAAAAATTGACGTGTGACAATTCGTTCGGAAAGCCGATGTCGCCGAAGACACGGGCCCGAGCTGAAAGCGGCTGTAATACCGAAACTAGGTTATAACGACGCGCCATCCCCTGTGATATTGATTGTAGCTAGTTTCATGAGGATACTGAAAATTATTTTCCCGTAGATAATACGTTCAGTGAAGTGTTTCATTCTCGCCTGTGTTACGTAAAACTTCCTTGAAATTCCTGTGTTTGCATTTATTGTTACGTTGGACTGGATTTATGTTGTTCATAAACAGGTGCgttactttttacttttcagTATTTTTGTGTTATGTAACAAGCTTGGACTTGATGACAATATCATGCTTGATGGAAAACAATGATGAGGATTACTTAGGTGGAGCGCGCtggcctagaaaatgcctattcacgcCTATAGGTATCCTGTTTCCATGTGAGCTTAAAGCTCTTATCTGGAATCTTCTTGTTTTAAgtagctacttacctacttaccttggtTATTGGATATAGGTACTAGctacgagttttttttttatggtcaggtaggtaggttcagCAATTTTCCTGCAAGTTATTTTTCgtgattaagtaggtaagacTTACTTTATAGGAAAGCAGTAGGTATTGATATTAGGTACGTAatacaaatacctatttaatactAACACAGATAAAAgacatatctacctacctataactacagtaattagtaattactcttagggaggtaggtaggtaccggcCGGATCCAATTTTAGAACGAAATAGTTTTGCCTAGTAGATAGATACTTATTTTAGCCTAGGCTCATAATGTCTTAATTTATTCTAGGTGGTGTAGGAGGTAGGTGTCTAATGTTCAAAGTATTAGAGCGCCTATAAGGTTAGGCCCTAACCAAACCAAacctatacctaataggtaAGCCTAGAATCAAACTCAGTAAAGTAAGAAATTAAGAGATACCTTTTCCAAATCTACTTAATTGCGCTCCGTAAGAAACTATCTAAGTAAGCATATAGCAGTGAGATAACATTATGCTCCATAGACCATGTCATATCGcgaaaaatataataggtaggtaggtaggtagataccagacagacagacaggtaacAGGAGCCACCATTCGTACTTTTATTTCAGTAGGAAAATTATTAGTGCTTCGGTTCGCTGTGTATCAATCATATTATTGCTATCACTCTCCTTTGCTATAACCATTACAAAGAAATGTAACATGATTAGGTTTAATGTTAACCtacaaaaacttctataagtTCCTagcttaggtacttacctatgtgGCTTAGATGGCGACGCTTTTTTGTCGCCTGATTTTGATGTGTGAGGTTTGCTGCTCTATAACTCTATAGATATGATCTCTCTGCCAAATAGGGTagagaaaaatatataattattgacACATTTTCATGTAGGTACAATGAATTCTAGACACCATGGAATTGGATACAGTTAAGTAATGAATATTGATTCAGTGACTAAGTTACATGTTGTCAGAATCTGATAGACACTTTTACGTGGACAGAAAAATCAacctatttaggtacctacttatagcgATATCATTAcacaaattaaatattattagtatttagcCCATAAGTAATTACACCATAGTTcgatgttaaataaaaatactgatAAGGCACCTAATGAGATCTGTGTGAGAAAATATGTTATTTGCTACTGCCGCCGGCAACATGTTTACCTCCCGGCTACTTACCATGCAAGGAtcgataaatataatattttattatgaaaaaaatcatTGCATCTATAATAGGTAAGTGAACTAAAAACTCATTATCACACACAAACAATATAGGTTcatataacataaaaaatacagAATATTCACAAATTAGGAtgtaaaggcggccttatcacaCCAGGCAACTCAGGCACATAGGGATAGTAAATAGTAGGCATATCTACCTATGAGTGGTGTAGCACGTTGCACGCGAAATTCaaagtagttttaaaaatgataactaagtaggtaggtaggtaggtataagtattttaCAGTGGTCCTTAATTATAGGACCCGGTCCTTATTCACCCCTTACCCACTAAAATTATATGAAGTACTTACAAGACATATTTTAACTTCTAAAGCtcgtttacaattttattagtcataaaaatgtataatatacctattaatctgtatactaatattataatctctggaactacaaaccgattttgaaaattctttcaataGTCGTAGAAAGCTATATTATTTCTGAGTTACATCTATACGTAAGTATACTATAACTCGtatttataaagaggtaaagtttgtaagttttattgtaGGGAATAATTTTTGGAACtgccgaaccgattttgaaaattctttcaccagtggAAAGCTATTATTATTCTTGAGTAAAGcctacattttaaaaaaaaaattagagatccctacgaaaattgtaataatgttaATTAAGTCGGGAAAAATCGTTTCATCTGAGACCTTCCGTGGCGTGCGCTGCGTAGGTAAATAGTCAGGTAAAGTTAAACGAAAACAATGTACTTATGGTAGAATTGTTTCTCTCAAAAAGTTCTATAAAAAGTCCGTGAGAGAATAAATCTATCTTTTGACAAGAATTACCAGGCCATAAGGTGCGTACCCGTGTGTAATTTCACTAATAACTAAGTCGGTATagctaaaaaatattaattaaattacttctTTATACTTTCATAATAATTCTTTATTCAATGAATCAATCAtagaatacaaaaataaacttgtaagcttaagttaaataaaaaccggccaagtgcgaatcagactcgcgcaccgagggttttgCACgattttagaatgaacaggtaaagtcctttcatatgataccccactagacatagttatcttactttgaaaaataaaacacattttttttttaatgaacgaagcacaaatttacggttttcggatttattcctttacttgtgctataagacctacgtacctgccaaatttcatgattctaggtcaacgggaagtaccctataggttttgttcTGAGACAcgacgacggatggacggacggacggacagacagacaggcagacaacaaagtgatcctgtaagggttccgtttttctttttgaggtacggaaccctaaaaattaactaggtaggtagataatgCGTGCAGCAATTGTACAAATATTTTCCCAAGTTGCTTGCATAACTTTACTTTTTATGCGCCCATACATGGTTTGTTTAAGAGGCTATTATTAAGCTCGTAGGtatttttcaattaaacttCATTAGATATCTATTGATTATTTATGATCTAGGAATAGGTATACGGGTAGTACCTACGTGGTAGATTGACATATAGGGCAGAATCTGGGAAACCATTCCAACGATAATAATTCTAAagtatatttattgtttttattatttaagtgtGCCTACTTATAAGCTTTATCTTTTATAGGTTTACAGatagatatgtaggtatacacaacgaaatagttaagtaggtacataggacATACCTACGTACATTTTCATTCCTTtcctgatttttagggttccttgctTAAAAAGGAATAAACGGAGCCCTAAAGactcactttgttttctgtcgatctgcctgtctgtccgtctgtcgtgtctgccaagaaaccctatagggtacttttgtgttgacctagaatcatgaaaggcagctaagtaggtaggtaggtaagtaggtcttatagcacaagttttgTCTATGAGTGGTACATCACATTACACGCGAAATTTAAAGTCATTTAAAAAATGACAAGTGAGAGTTTTTTACAGTGGTCCTTAATATGAACCGGCCCTTATTGGGTGCAAGTacctttattaatattagagatcttatttttatcaaggtaggtagaggtacatattttccaatttttcctcaaattaaaaaaaatatacagacgATATTATAGTTAAGGTAGACTTAATTATAATTAGATAAATCTATTTATTTCtgaactttttaaaaagtatttaaaatattaagtagataCATAAGTACTTATCTTTCTTCATTTACAACTTTTCACACCCAGAACTTTAAAATACAGTTAGGTAAgtatgtttacaaaaaatatagatttttttgtataatattatgtacccacAGTTGAAAAACTGTAaatcatacatattttaatccATGACAGTTTTACAGACTGTCCCGGATAATCGCATTAGATTTAATATGGTTGTTTGTATATTGTTTGGAGCACTTCATCGTTTCGCATGTTCGTCTGAGTGGAGGCCTACCTGGCTGTTAAACAATGTCATTCCTCCAGATATCATCTAATCTGTATTATCTATGGCTCCCCGCCGCGGGACCGCTTCATCACAAAGCAACGGGTTGACAGATCTTCGCTCACAGACGAGCAATAGGATTACTAAAATTCTGACATTTTGTTAAACAACCTTCAAATAGGGCTGTCAATCTGGCATTTAACTGGGCTCTGTagtctttttatattatttgcgCTCCCaactatgaaaatattataattttatcgaTGTTTTTTGGTTTGTATACTTAGATACCAGGGAACGATAAACGTAGGTAGGTGTTTATCTGTTCCCAGGTATCTCCTAAACTActtttaagattttgaaaaacatcTACATAGACAATCAAAaatttgtaaagaaaaataaacgtaACAAGTGTATCaaatatacataggtacctacctaaattctaatgaatttttttttttgtcaaataaTAAGTGGTCCCATATTGTTCGGACtgaaaatatacaagtgtaaattaaaaatttataacaaccccgataagtgaaggttacagtaactagaaaagagctgataactttcaaacggctgaaccgattttcttggattatagctaagaacactctcgatcaagccacctctcaaacaaaaaactaaattaaaatcagttcattagttcagaagctacgatgccacagacagatacacagatacacacgtcaaacttataacacccctctttttgggtcgggggttaattaagtTGGTATTGGTAAGTACCATTGGTTGgtattgtacgatggtacggaatccttcgtgaaCTTATCCGATTCgctcttgaccgattttttctaTTAATACAAAGTTGCCAGCCCTGCGACCAAAGAATTAGGATGCCTTCTAATTCCTTCCATATGAACCTTCAAACTTAAtaagatttttgtattttgcaGATGTTTAACCGTTCGCTATAGTTTCACGGGTTTTAGTTTAATCACATTAGGTgcatgaataatattatttagcgTTGTAATGCGATAAGTACGTACTGTACCATCTATTCTTCAAAATGATGGAaaggtttaattttttaacagttttaatATTGCAATTTCGaattatgttgtttcaaatttTGCAACAAAATATTCATTAGGTAATTTACTGAAACGATGCTGATGAACAGACGAATTTCTTTATtgtagtacctactatttattgaataaaaacaaaattagtttcataattattttctgctttttagggtttcgtatctaaaaagtgccaacgggactctattaatAATCGTCCGCTGTCGATCCCCCcgtgcgtccgtctgtctgtctgcgggctgtatttcgtaaaccgtaataggtagagagttgaaatttttacagaatgtgtatttcttttgcgctatgacaacaaaataataaaatatgtatttcaaaATAGCTGCATAGCAAAaagtaaaaagtgttatttcttgtacgatggtacggaactcttcgtgtgcgaggccgactcgcacttgatcgatgCTTACTCTTTTTGTTTATTgattttctctctctctctctctttctctctaaGAGCCATGCTCATCGGTATGTCTacagtttttattatacttaagtgTTCAATTGcaatttttagtgttccgtatcagaaaaaaaaacgaaacccttataggatatttttgttgtctgtctgcctgcctgtcaGCAGTGTAGCACAAGTAacaaaaaaatccgaaaccatGATTGTGtggttgcaaaaaaaatatgttcgtgaacaaataataataataattagtattttcaattctcAATGTAAtatagtgcgcgagtctgactcgcacttggctggttttttatagGTAGAGTCAGTATAAATGAAAAGATTCAAATCATAAAGTATTCCCCATTAGGTACATGCCATTCCCCGTGAAACTGGTTTTATCATTcataaaactattttaaaaaccatCGATGCTAAACCACGGTTATAAAAGAGATTGGAGCCTGTctaacaaataaactaaaattaaatatacacGAACACAATTGGAATTTTTGTCTCAGGCGTATAAAAGTGTCCTATAAATTTACCCACAGTTTAATTTAATGTCCAAAAGTACCTGCctcacatttttttattataaataaacgttCGATGCCGGTTATGGGTGCTCGAatgtgtattattattttgagaaaTGGCTTTAAATTTGTCCCGGGAGGTTACGACCGGAGCACCTCGATTAGGATTCATATTTTTCTCCGTTGATACGAGGAATGTTGTAGCAAATCTAATTTTATCGTAGGGttgtaattaatttactaatagttttttatttctttataacaGGTCAACATAATATTGAAGAATGTAAGGGCGGCAGCGGAGAAGAAAATTCACGAATTTAGGAATCACGGTCTCCGTGACCGTCACTTCGGAGAGATAGTCATCAGCGGGGCGGTCCCGCCGCGTGGATGGTGGCGGGCGAATGGGGCTATGCGCCGGTGCCGGCCACACCCGCCATGAACGCGTTCTTGGAGACCAACCATGCGCACCTCGCCTCCTACGGGCTGAAGATGTCGCCGCAGCCGGGGTGCGGCGTCGGGCCGCAACACCGCGCGGCCGCACCCCATCCGCCGCCACCGCACCATCCGTCGCACTACCAGCCGTACCCGCTGCACTCCTACCAGCCGGGATACCTGCGCGAGTACGGCGGCTGCGGGGAGCTGTTCTCGCAGCAGCCGCTGGAGCAGAGCTGGGACTGGCGCGGCGACGTGCACTACCAGGGCGGAGCGCCGCCGCTCGTGCCGCACGCCCACGCGCACGCGCCGCACGCGTTCCTGCGCTACGTGCGCGCCCCGCCGCGCCGCGACATGCGATGTCAGTGGCTGGACCCCGAGCAGCCTCCGCCGCGGAAACTGTGCAACAAACTATTCTCGAGCATGCACGAGATTGTGACGCATTTAACGGTGGAACATGTGGGTGGACCGGAGTGCACGACGCATGCCTGCTTTTGGCAGGGCTGCTCGAGGAACGGTCGACCCTTCAAAGCGAAGTACAAGCTAGTGAACCACATCCGTGTCCACACAGGAGAGAAGCCCTTTCCCTGCCCTTTCCCTGGATGCGGGAAGGTGTTCGCGAGATCTGAAAATTTGAAGATACATAaaagaactcacacgggtaaggagcaattttatttttagctttaccctcattatataattattgttgcTTCTCTTCCTCAACATACTAAGTAGCTCATTTGTAGAATATTTCTTCGAACAAAGctctaagtacctacaagtatacctaatacctaatttGCAACGACAAATACCTAATAGGCAATCAGAAAACAATGAAATATCAAAAACGTTTGAATCGAGTGTAGTAAGATGTCTACGCTATTCATTCGAGCGTGTGCTGATCTGGCAAAACATTTCGTTTCTCATTAATTCATAATGAACCGCCCCCCGCGGCTGTCTTCTGCTCGCCGGGGCCTCACAGATGCTCTCTGTTGCGATATAGGTATTAGTCACGCCTCGACGATAAACTGGACCAACACAATAACGCCACCATTAAACACAAGTCGCAAACTATCCGTCAAAAATCTTTGTCACACATTCGGACATCGAACAAAGTGCCTAACGGGCGCCTAATAATAACCCCCGTCTCCTTGTGGAGTCTGTTTCTCAGTACGGTCCATCGACAAAAGTCGCTCGAGACAGAACtccattttcaatttattattagtgGAAAGATTCATGCGTATTGTGTactatggaataaaaaaatgtg from Maniola jurtina chromosome 4, ilManJurt1.1, whole genome shotgun sequence harbors:
- the LOC123864219 gene encoding zinc finger protein ZIC 4 translates to MVAGEWGYAPVPATPAMNAFLETNHAHLASYGLKMSPQPGCGVGPQHRAAAPHPPPPHHPSHYQPYPLHSYQPGYLREYGGCGELFSQQPLEQSWDWRGDVHYQGGAPPLVPHAHAHAPHAFLRYVRAPPRRDMRCQWLDPEQPPPRKLCNKLFSSMHEIVTHLTVEHVGGPECTTHACFWQGCSRNGRPFKAKYKLVNHIRVHTGEKPFPCPFPGCGKVFARSENLKIHKRTHTGEKPFKCEYAGCDRRFANSSDRKKHSHVHTSDKPYNCRVHGCDKSYTHPSSLRKHMKVHGAAGDASPRYDSDGDDSSSAGSVSVTAGAASPPAPIPPPPPQATTLHPHHHPTITDKLESLNDKYLNPHDHKSYERPPAPPHHNQPPHLTNIGGNGMMDNKLGFSGHWSQFQQPAPTVPHAVPEWWCPTQESYHHHHLMHHSGAAAAY